Proteins from one Periplaneta americana isolate PAMFEO1 chromosome 6, P.americana_PAMFEO1_priV1, whole genome shotgun sequence genomic window:
- the yellow-g gene encoding dopaminechrome tautomerase, with protein MQFLLFGLSIAAACLVHSASGTCDKQLLPDLTFTLNGANLEWPCSSTKNIYVSSGRYISKNVIATRLQIYKDEAFVLTPRYKPGIPFTLGKLSLKNKECQPTITPFPCWSLQEEGNCQALQSAVDLFLDAHDILWVLDVGIVNTLEQPVRRCPPKIVAISVKTGKVLKTIDLSGLVCAASRLQYLVVDYDKDGNCFVYVSDAATRAILVYDVVNSRGFRVVLPKAVTHGCSSRDVLYLALVRKSCGTTVLYFTYLSSGRLFSIKTQNLRRGSAKGTVVDVGSKNGKIVILGTDNGSAIFFRLKGESDIYMWNTETAFSTENFLMVQKGNECRLATQVVPGYKRLMWVLESNFQDYIQDKVGCAGASVSLHPLVKTCEA; from the coding sequence ATGCAGTTTCTCCTCTTCGGGCTCTCAATAGCGGCCGCCTGCCTCGTTCATTCTGCGTCCGGCACATGTGATAAACAACTGCTGCCGGATCTCACCTTCACACTCAATGGTGCCAATCTGGAATGGCCATGTTCTTCCACTAAGAACATCTATGTCTCATCAGGACGCTACATATCGAAAAACGTCATTGCCACTAGATTGCAGATCTACAAAGACGAAGCCTTCGTCCTTACACCCCGATATAAACCAGGTATTCCTTTCACATTGGGCAAGTTGTCGCTCAAGAACAAGGAATGTCAACCCACTATCACACCATTCCCGTGCTGGAGTCTTCAAGAGGAAGGGAACTGTCAGGCTCTCCAGTCTGCAGTCGATCTCTTCCTAGATGCCCACGACATCCTTTGGGTTCTGGATGTCGGTATAGTTAACACCCTGGAACAACCGGTGAGGCGCTGCCCCCCTAAGATCGTGGCAATCAGCGTGAAGACAGGAAAGGTGCTGAAGACGATCGACCTGTCTGGATTGGTCTGCGCGGCCAGTCGGCTGCAGTACCTCGTGGTGGACTACGACAAGGACGGCAACTGTTTTGTGTACGTGAGCGACGCCGCGACGCGGGCGATCCTCGTTTACGACGTGGTCAACAGCAGAGGATTTCGCGTTGTGCTGCCCAAAGCTGTCACTCACGGCTGTTCAAGCAGAGACGTGCTCTACCTCGCGCTCGTGAGGAAGTCTTGCGGAACAACTGTTCTTTACTTCACGTACTTGTCAAGTGGACGTCTATTTTCCATCAAGACTCAGAACCTTCGTCGAGGATCCGCCAAGGGAACCGTCGTGGACGTCGGCtcaaaaaatggaaagattgttaTCCTTGGAACGGACAATGGCTCTGCCATTTTCTTCCGTCTGAAAGGGGAAAGCGATATCTACATGTGGAACACTGAAACTGCTTTCAGTACTGAAAACTTCTTGATGGTCCAAAAAGGAAATGAATGTCGATTGGCTACACAAGTCGTGCCCGGTTACAAACGCCTCATGTGGGTTTTAGAGTCCAATTTCCAAGACTACATTCAAGATAAGGTCGGATGTGCAGGTGCCAGTGTGTCACTTCACCCTCTGGTGAAGACGTGCGAAGCTTAG